A region from the Hydra vulgaris chromosome 10, alternate assembly HydraT2T_AEP genome encodes:
- the LOC136086270 gene encoding uncharacterized protein LOC136086270, which produces MGRTKLFNVNLLAEAAPFKHAKDIIADTKNRDNDDEDESNREENKDLFSNKLSDYGGGYGGYGGGYGYGKKEINEDEDQSEGGYGGYGGYGYGKRETERDGGYGGGYGGGYGYGKKEINEVADPRGGGSRSSGGGGGGGGGGSRSGGGGGGGGGGGSRSGGGGGGGGGGGSRSRGRGK; this is translated from the exons ATGGGAAGGACAAAGCTGTTCAATGTAAACTTG CTTGCCGAAGCAGCTCCTTTTAAGCATGCAAAAGATATTATTGCCGATACAAA AAATAGAGACAATGATGACGAAGATGAATCTAATCGCGAa GAAAACAAGgatttattttcaaacaaattgaGTGATTATGGTGGAGGATATGGAGGATACGGTGGCGGATACGGTTATGGTAAAAAAGAGAT AAATGAAGACGAAGATCAAAGTGAAGGTGGGTATGGAGGATATGGTGGATATGGTTACGGAAAAAGAGAAAC AGAGCGAGATGGGGGATACGGAGGCGGATACGGAGGTGGATATGGTTACGGAAAAAAAGAGAT AAATGAAGTTGCTGATCCTAGGGGAGGTGGTAGCAGAAGTAGTGgaggtggtggtggtggtggcgGTGGAGGTAGCAGAAGTGGTGGAGGTGGTGGTGGCGGCGGCGGTGGCGGTAGCAGAAGCGGAGGAGGTGgcggtggtggtggtggtggtggtagTAGAAGCAGAGGCAGAGGCAAATAA